One genomic window of Hydra vulgaris chromosome 03, alternate assembly HydraT2T_AEP includes the following:
- the LOC105850868 gene encoding tropomyosin beta chain isoform X2, producing MQAVKEAILDMIEQSQYSEDRIKLFESALRSSKRHLENILNEKESLMKKLENSEMKIISVDQQRCEVADKLKAIEIQIDQSELHRRVLEEKELESDNKIIKLEYKLCTAKNKYEENILRYEEAKQRLAELNSEYNLLIKKQTCLEQTGADLEQEAENKTLKLISLEKSSEQLFKSNANNEDHLRYLENDCRLMNEKQEATMLNVARLQKLIETTKDKIETLQMKKKTKEMELKNALHATKKE from the exons ATGCAGGCAGTTAAAGAAGCAATTCTTGATATGATAGAGCAATCACAGTATTCAGAAGACAGGATCAAGTTATTTGAATCAGCACTTCGAtcatctaaaagacatcttgaAAATATCCTCAACGAAAAAGAATCTTTGatgaaaaaactagaaaatagtgaaatgaaaattattagCGTGGACCAACAGCGCTGTGAAGTAGCTGATAAGTTGAAAGCCATTGAAATTCAAATTGATCAAAGTGAATTGCACAGAAGAGTATTAGAAGAGAAAGAATTAGAATCAGACAATAAGATTATAAAGTTAGAGTATAAGTTGTGTActgctaaaaataaatatgaagaaAACATTTTGCGCTATGAAGAAGCTAAACAAAGACTAGCTGAGCTCAATTCAGAGTATAActtacttattaaaaaacaaacttgtttGGAACAGACAGGAGCAGATTTAGAACAGGAAGctgaaaacaaaactttaaaattgatttcGCTTGAAAAATCAAGTGAgcaattatttaaaagcaatgCAAATAATGAGGACCATCTTCGATATTTAGAAAATGATTGTAGACTGATGAATGAAAAGCAAGAAGCTACAATGTTAAATGTTGCGAGACTACAAAAATTAATAGAGACAACAAAAg ATAAAATAGAAACTCTGCAAATGaagaaaaagacaaaagaaaTGGAATTAAAAAACGCACTCCatgcaacaaaaaaagaataa
- the LOC100206243 gene encoding 6-pyruvoyl tetrahydrobiopterin synthase isoform X2 — protein MEKPMLNTDQPYVYLTRAEFVSCSHRLHSNLLSEEENLKVYGKCNNKNGHGHNYKVKVTLYGPIKEETGMVINLTTLRDYMKVCVVDALDHKNLDMDVPWFKNKVTTAENLVVFIWNSLKLVMEEPQLLYEVKVQETDKNVAFYRGGNIN, from the exons ATGGAAAAACCCATGTTAAATACGGACCAGCCATATGTTTATTTAACTCGAGCAGAATTTGTAAGTTGTTCACATCGTCTGCATAGTAACTTACTTTCGGAAGaagaaaatcttaaagtttatgggaaatgtaataataaaaatggccACGGCCACAATTATAAGGTTAAG GTTACTCTTTATGGACCAATAAAAGAAGAAACAGGAATGGTTATAAATCTAACCACATTAAGGGATTATATGAAAGTATGTGTAGTTGATGCTCTTGATCACAAAAATCTTGATATGGATGTGCCTTGGTTTaagaataaagtaacaactgcAGAAAATCTTGTTGTGTTTATCTGGAATAGTCTTAAATTGGTTATGGAGGAGCCGCAACTTCTGTATGAAGTTAAAGTTCAAGAAACAGATAAAAATGTAGCTTTCTACAGAGGTGGAAATATAAATTGA